A genomic segment from Tuwongella immobilis encodes:
- a CDS encoding ATP-binding protein, whose protein sequence is MNSSRANLFRGTLALAAGVPVILVGVLPMVVSAGESAGLYWGLVAVLLAAAVAASLLLTRPLGRLAAAADGYARGSVGAELPPVTGMAADFSEALELLEGRRQHLADQLAQAQVAFERCGQAMHQLTADSTTLPTLVAESPFPLVNQSLGGTFDALAKAVRAARQQATTMRQILQEVPAAVIVTDVRGSIRMMNTAGERLFRQTRTDWANKPLSTLLTPAQRNGHAPTGVPVLDWLSLSGHGEIEVTAHDRSGRHFPMELLSNDANTAKNSNAVVLMGRELTRRKTAEANRIAQEREREIKSLSNRMLREATKPLHDVQNLAKFLIQESKQLGYRDRLLPKLKQVLDHTKRQAAFVDSLQWLYLAIWGGLPEQNPSEFMAVEAIREAQDKLAPRLAERNNILRIQDEGGWILCDADYLNALLVGVLTHANDSVKGSTIELSLERRYGDAAAPTDHLLISIRDAGPALTPEQLDQLRRPFEGPQGITVDEYTSGGFPLGLLLAGRLAAAMEGRITLSSDASNQLEVTLELPTRLSRHVEAGPEEPITSSAPEEETCGGWRLGYAN, encoded by the coding sequence ATGAATTCGTCTCGTGCCAATCTGTTCCGCGGAACGCTCGCCTTGGCGGCGGGAGTGCCCGTGATTTTGGTCGGTGTGCTGCCGATGGTGGTTTCGGCTGGCGAATCCGCCGGTTTGTATTGGGGCTTGGTCGCGGTGCTGCTGGCGGCTGCGGTCGCGGCATCGCTGCTATTGACGCGCCCACTGGGGCGATTGGCCGCCGCCGCAGATGGCTACGCTCGGGGGAGTGTTGGCGCGGAATTGCCCCCGGTCACGGGAATGGCCGCCGATTTCTCCGAAGCATTGGAGTTGCTGGAAGGGCGTCGCCAACATTTGGCCGATCAGTTGGCCCAAGCGCAAGTCGCGTTCGAGCGATGCGGCCAAGCGATGCACCAACTCACCGCCGATAGCACCACACTGCCCACGCTCGTCGCCGAATCTCCCTTCCCGCTGGTGAATCAATCGCTGGGCGGCACCTTTGATGCCCTGGCGAAGGCGGTTCGGGCGGCGCGGCAACAGGCGACCACCATGCGGCAAATCCTCCAGGAAGTTCCCGCAGCGGTAATTGTCACCGATGTTCGCGGCAGCATTCGCATGATGAACACCGCTGGCGAACGCCTGTTCCGCCAAACCCGCACCGATTGGGCAAACAAACCGCTTTCGACGCTGCTGACCCCGGCTCAACGCAATGGTCACGCTCCCACCGGGGTGCCGGTGCTGGATTGGCTCAGCCTGAGCGGGCACGGCGAAATCGAAGTGACCGCCCACGATCGCAGTGGCCGACATTTCCCCATGGAATTGCTCAGCAACGATGCGAACACCGCGAAGAATTCGAACGCCGTGGTGCTGATGGGCCGCGAATTGACCCGCCGCAAAACCGCCGAAGCCAACCGCATCGCTCAAGAACGCGAGCGCGAAATCAAATCGCTGAGCAATCGCATGCTCCGCGAAGCAACCAAGCCGCTGCATGATGTGCAAAACTTGGCGAAATTCCTGATTCAGGAATCGAAGCAACTCGGCTATCGCGATCGACTGCTGCCCAAACTGAAACAGGTATTGGATCACACGAAGCGTCAGGCCGCGTTTGTCGATTCGCTGCAATGGCTGTACCTGGCGATCTGGGGCGGGCTGCCGGAACAGAATCCCTCGGAATTCATGGCCGTGGAAGCAATTCGGGAAGCCCAAGACAAGTTGGCCCCGCGCTTGGCCGAACGCAACAACATCCTGCGCATTCAAGACGAAGGCGGCTGGATTCTGTGCGATGCCGATTATCTCAACGCCCTGCTGGTGGGTGTGCTGACGCATGCCAACGACTCGGTGAAGGGTTCCACGATTGAACTTTCGCTGGAACGCCGATATGGCGATGCCGCCGCCCCGACGGATCATCTGCTGATTTCGATTCGGGACGCGGGTCCGGCATTGACCCCGGAACAGCTCGATCAGTTGCGCCGCCCGTTTGAAGGACCGCAAGGCATCACCGTGGATGAATACACCTCGGGTGGTTTCCCGCTGGGTCTGCTGCTGGCCGGTCGATTGGCCGCCGCCATGGAAGGACGAATTACGCTGTCCAGCGATGCCTCGAATCAGTTGGAAGTGACGTTGGAATTGCCCACGCGATTGTCGCGCCACGTGGAAGCCGGCCCGGAAGAACCGATCACCAGCTCCGCCCCGGAAGAAGAAACCTGCGGCGGCTGGCGATTGGGATATGCCAACTAA
- a CDS encoding V4R domain-containing protein, with product MSDTVDLPLRLKGNYYAQPGFFTTDPATGVTRTPTKSRICAVTNDFVTGFRDAVIFECGKSYRRVLKAVGRRWGVQFIKRFDTEISAYYQTPLAELSTGIVHTCLADAFNYHGWGKLRIDFTLLDRGVVLIDLRNSMMPALVPESDRPVDLMMAGMLGAIFSHLSGQALEAVQTDCPSQGAESCKFLIASTPAIAEIEAWLNKSVPNTTIPHDAILKRLLSLTDPGPAAEESTATATAEDRA from the coding sequence ATGTCGGACACAGTCGATCTACCGCTGCGGCTCAAAGGCAATTACTACGCCCAGCCCGGATTTTTCACCACCGATCCCGCCACCGGTGTCACGCGCACGCCCACCAAGTCCCGCATCTGCGCGGTGACCAACGACTTTGTCACCGGATTTCGAGATGCGGTCATCTTCGAATGTGGCAAATCGTATCGGCGAGTGCTCAAAGCCGTTGGTCGCCGCTGGGGGGTGCAGTTCATCAAGCGGTTTGACACGGAGATTTCCGCGTATTATCAAACCCCGCTCGCCGAACTCAGCACCGGCATCGTTCACACCTGCTTGGCCGATGCGTTCAACTATCACGGCTGGGGGAAGTTGCGCATCGATTTCACCCTGCTGGATCGCGGCGTGGTGCTGATTGATCTGCGCAACTCCATGATGCCCGCGCTGGTGCCGGAATCGGATCGCCCGGTAGATTTGATGATGGCCGGAATGCTCGGCGCGATTTTCTCGCATCTCTCCGGGCAAGCGCTGGAAGCGGTGCAAACCGATTGCCCCTCCCAAGGTGCGGAAAGTTGCAAGTTCCTGATCGCTTCCACGCCAGCGATCGCGGAAATCGAAGCCTGGCTGAATAAATCGGTGCCCAATACCACGATTCCGCACGACGCGATTCTCAAGCGATTGCTCAGCCTGACCGATCCCGGACCCGCAGCCGAAGAATCCACCGCCACCGCCACCGCAGAGGACCGCGCATGA
- a CDS encoding globin family protein, producing MLTNLMVRLDQRYPTPGEKSAVADYVASFADRLAAYDEMRTKQKEIVDDILEEYQVMYPRFKQYHPQGWEKGRRDLELYHTFSANAMLMDDKRWLDEACLFWVCTMMKAAHLTPQFMQDACRLWDKYLQQHLTPQTYELNRPYFDHIASRLCNIPEPHKAEVGERRSGAAAPRVPAGVR from the coding sequence ATGTTAACGAATCTGATGGTGCGACTGGATCAACGCTACCCCACGCCCGGCGAAAAGTCGGCGGTCGCGGATTATGTCGCCTCGTTTGCCGATCGACTCGCCGCCTACGATGAAATGCGGACCAAGCAAAAAGAAATCGTGGATGACATCCTGGAAGAATACCAAGTGATGTATCCGCGATTCAAACAATACCACCCGCAAGGCTGGGAAAAAGGCCGCCGCGATTTGGAGCTGTACCACACCTTCTCCGCCAACGCCATGCTCATGGACGACAAGCGCTGGCTGGACGAAGCCTGCCTGTTCTGGGTCTGCACGATGATGAAAGCGGCTCACCTGACGCCGCAATTCATGCAAGATGCCTGCCGATTGTGGGACAAATACCTACAACAGCATCTCACACCGCAGACGTATGAATTGAATCGTCCGTATTTCGACCACATCGCCTCGCGGCTATGCAACATCCCCGAGCCGCACAAGGCCGAAGTGGGCGAACGACGCAGTGGAGCCGCCGCTCCGCGCGTCCCGGCAGGTGTGCGATAA
- a CDS encoding 2Fe-2S iron-sulfur cluster-binding protein encodes MKSIKLKPIDTTAHVITGASLLDGLLSKALKVEMACGGRGLCATCHVYVRQGQSKLSPQTQREMRTLGFIADTDQDSRLSCQCSVLDEGIVVEVPVGMYLKSAEELMQYIGEEADKDFRHAITGQVMIPKGKLITRTMLKICNDIAADLKKLQQD; translated from the coding sequence ATGAAGTCGATTAAACTGAAGCCGATTGATACCACGGCTCACGTCATCACCGGGGCAAGCCTGCTGGATGGCTTGCTCTCCAAGGCGCTGAAGGTCGAAATGGCGTGCGGTGGTCGCGGGTTGTGTGCCACCTGCCACGTCTACGTCCGCCAGGGGCAATCGAAGCTGTCGCCGCAAACGCAGCGCGAAATGCGCACGCTGGGATTCATCGCCGATACCGATCAGGATAGCCGATTGTCCTGCCAATGTTCGGTGCTGGATGAAGGCATTGTCGTGGAAGTGCCCGTGGGCATGTACCTGAAGAGTGCCGAGGAGCTGATGCAGTACATCGGCGAAGAAGCGGACAAGGATTTTCGCCACGCCATCACCGGGCAAGTGATGATCCCCAAGGGGAAACTCATCACCCGGACGATGCTGAAGATCTGCAACGACATCGCCGCCGACCTGAAGAAACTGCAACAAGACTGA
- a CDS encoding V4R domain-containing protein: MSVNFDESIDRPSEQTLQLFWKEKADLKSMSFLRRPGVSDGRIRTQIVPQVGTQAYQHNHYFDQKFYLHDPNQGTIFNPYGQRMMRVSEDFMVAMLGGLEDEVGINAAREIMYKSGYQWGMEDMRGFLRRQQAEFEAELDKQRVDFLLETWWWPLTVEGWGTWRFDFRQKDKGLLYVDLYESAVAQSLGDIGAVVCYFYAGLFAAVFSVLARRSLGSVEMQCYSTGEDHCRFLVSDYERVDAAAFWRSEGATAADIIRKVSQM, encoded by the coding sequence ATGTCCGTCAATTTCGATGAATCGATCGACCGCCCCTCGGAACAGACCTTGCAACTGTTCTGGAAAGAGAAGGCGGATTTGAAATCGATGTCGTTTCTGCGTCGTCCCGGTGTCAGCGATGGCCGGATTCGCACGCAAATCGTCCCGCAGGTGGGCACGCAAGCCTATCAGCACAATCATTATTTCGATCAAAAATTCTACCTGCACGATCCCAACCAGGGGACCATCTTCAACCCGTATGGGCAGCGGATGATGCGGGTTTCCGAAGATTTCATGGTGGCAATGCTGGGCGGCTTGGAAGATGAAGTGGGCATCAATGCGGCCCGCGAAATCATGTACAAGAGCGGCTACCAGTGGGGCATGGAAGACATGCGTGGCTTCCTGCGTCGGCAACAAGCCGAATTCGAAGCCGAACTCGATAAGCAGCGCGTCGATTTCTTGCTGGAAACCTGGTGGTGGCCGCTGACCGTCGAAGGGTGGGGCACTTGGCGGTTCGACTTCCGGCAAAAAGACAAGGGATTGCTCTACGTCGATTTGTACGAATCCGCCGTCGCCCAATCGCTGGGGGATATTGGCGCGGTGGTCTGCTACTTCTACGCGGGATTGTTCGCCGCCGTGTTCAGCGTCTTGGCCCGCCGCAGTTTGGGCAGCGTGGAAATGCAATGCTATTCCACGGGCGAAGATCACTGCCGATTCCTGGTGTCGGATTACGAACGAGTCGATGCTGCCGCGTTCTGGCGCAGTGAAGGAGCGACCGCCGCCGACATTATCCGCAAAGTCTCGCAGATGTAA
- a CDS encoding ATP-binding protein: protein MKVVILVAVEPEQAIVFRDKLRLLGHTVYTAGVADALRKAVEVSPTLALVDPNLTGPMDGIDLAQQLQQRQRLGIIFVGNPKTAEAFDRAESLKPLAYLHLPFDWASLAPFLELALLRHQRSRNLQIDQLRQMVFEQADLGIVATDVTGSITMMNPVAAALSGWDANDAIGQDYLKVLPTLHPETLAPIECQASRRAGEDLEQSGQPVVLLRRDGSHLPILVNLTAMTKTDRKMAGLVFAFRPDTATATIREATRLARQSRSLLDQFPVGYGTLNASGRLQELSPLASQLLGNGATLGRSLLDLVQPLDGPKVMEAFAAVINGQRTQTEGLIRAAGDPSVPVLLRLARLTADADRATIAVLVPLPADGLSDAPRERMRLLDALQRVLGQVAVRLNQSAVRLKGQSRLMLQHLNREIADPEAAAQYAEQITEGLTRQSQVLNQLTEFAGASVLMESELDLVDLLGSMRTELLELLGPANSLNLELPNSFPPIAADPRAVRNILTALAANARDALTAGGRWNLTLRRAKPGEWQADILPRLKPGEYIVLEASDTGAGISPEMQQRLFEPLVSTRGSSERLSGLGLAAAYGLMDRIGGGIAIQSTTGQGTTVRLYFPLWEYLPADRPVALIVEENRELRHQLAEWLRPMGYEPVPCRHASEALVSALPLMDRLQLLISQVPLPQTSCRELVQELESAQSGLRTIALASQPRDLLIYLGLIDPKWQIVAKPVQEAAFIDAVQRSLTQTPRR, encoded by the coding sequence ATGAAAGTGGTCATCCTGGTCGCAGTGGAACCGGAACAAGCCATTGTCTTCCGAGACAAACTCCGTCTCTTGGGCCACACGGTCTATACCGCCGGTGTGGCCGACGCCCTTCGCAAAGCCGTCGAAGTCTCCCCCACCTTGGCCTTGGTCGATCCCAATTTGACCGGGCCGATGGACGGCATCGATCTCGCCCAGCAACTCCAACAGCGACAACGGCTCGGAATCATCTTCGTCGGCAATCCCAAAACCGCCGAGGCATTCGATCGAGCCGAATCGCTCAAACCATTGGCCTATCTGCACCTTCCGTTCGATTGGGCATCCTTGGCCCCCTTCCTGGAATTGGCCCTGTTGCGCCATCAACGCAGTCGCAATCTGCAAATCGATCAATTGCGGCAAATGGTCTTCGAACAGGCCGACCTGGGAATTGTCGCCACCGATGTCACCGGCAGCATCACCATGATGAACCCGGTGGCTGCGGCCCTTTCCGGTTGGGACGCCAACGACGCCATCGGCCAAGATTACCTGAAGGTGCTGCCGACTTTGCACCCCGAAACGCTCGCCCCCATCGAATGTCAGGCGAGTCGCCGCGCGGGCGAAGATTTGGAGCAAAGCGGCCAGCCCGTGGTGCTGCTGCGACGCGATGGCAGCCATCTGCCGATTCTGGTGAATCTCACCGCAATGACCAAAACCGACCGCAAAATGGCCGGGCTAGTCTTCGCCTTCCGCCCCGACACCGCCACCGCCACCATCCGCGAAGCCACCCGCCTGGCCCGACAATCGCGGTCGCTACTGGATCAATTCCCGGTCGGCTACGGCACGCTCAACGCATCGGGCCGATTGCAAGAATTGTCCCCACTCGCCAGCCAACTCTTGGGCAACGGTGCCACGCTGGGCCGATCCTTATTGGACCTCGTCCAACCGCTCGACGGTCCCAAAGTCATGGAAGCATTCGCCGCCGTCATCAACGGCCAACGCACCCAAACCGAAGGACTCATTCGCGCTGCAGGCGATCCGAGCGTGCCCGTGCTGCTGCGGCTGGCCCGACTGACCGCCGACGCCGACCGCGCCACCATCGCCGTGCTCGTCCCCCTCCCCGCAGATGGCCTCTCCGACGCCCCCCGCGAACGCATGCGCCTGCTCGATGCGTTGCAGCGCGTCCTGGGCCAAGTCGCCGTGCGGCTCAATCAATCCGCCGTGCGACTCAAAGGCCAAAGCCGACTGATGCTGCAGCATCTCAACCGCGAAATCGCCGATCCCGAAGCCGCTGCCCAATATGCCGAGCAAATCACCGAAGGGCTGACCCGCCAATCGCAAGTGCTCAATCAGCTCACGGAATTCGCCGGTGCCAGCGTGTTGATGGAATCGGAACTGGATCTCGTCGATCTGCTCGGTTCGATGCGGACGGAGTTGCTCGAACTGCTCGGCCCGGCCAACTCGCTGAATCTGGAGTTGCCCAACTCGTTTCCGCCGATCGCCGCCGATCCTCGGGCAGTTCGCAACATTCTGACCGCGCTGGCCGCCAACGCACGCGATGCGCTCACCGCCGGCGGGCGATGGAATCTCACGCTTCGTCGCGCCAAGCCCGGCGAATGGCAAGCCGATATCCTGCCCCGCCTGAAACCCGGCGAATACATCGTTCTGGAAGCCAGCGACACCGGCGCGGGCATCTCCCCCGAAATGCAACAACGCTTGTTTGAACCGCTTGTCAGCACCCGTGGCAGTAGCGAACGCTTGTCCGGACTCGGATTAGCCGCCGCCTACGGATTGATGGACCGCATCGGCGGCGGCATCGCCATTCAATCCACCACCGGCCAGGGCACCACCGTGCGGCTCTACTTCCCACTCTGGGAGTATCTCCCGGCGGATCGCCCCGTGGCGCTGATTGTCGAAGAAAACCGCGAACTGCGCCACCAACTTGCCGAGTGGCTACGACCGATGGGATACGAACCAGTTCCCTGTCGGCATGCCAGCGAAGCGCTCGTCTCGGCACTTCCGCTCATGGATCGGCTGCAACTGTTGATCTCGCAGGTGCCGTTGCCACAAACATCCTGCCGAGAATTGGTACAAGAATTGGAATCGGCCCAATCCGGCTTGCGCACCATCGCCTTGGCATCCCAACCGCGCGACTTGTTGATCTACTTGGGATTGATCGACCCGAAATGGCAGATTGTCGCCAAGCCCGTGCAAGAAGCCGCCTTCATCGACGCCGTCCAGCGCAGTCTCACGCAAACCCCACGCCGCTAA
- a CDS encoding globin family protein gives MTPWLNEMLYSVNERFFTPAELDKVRTYVNSVTPRMRVAEEIEKMESWLERELITQLARQHPTRTCYNQRFVRDVIESMRVVVQSMLADDPRLLQYRVTDHLTALVRNLEIPAEVVAAPYHLLQTLLAEKLGVSQWGILEPYLSQITDALAVATPV, from the coding sequence ATGACACCCTGGCTGAACGAAATGCTCTACAGCGTGAACGAGCGATTCTTCACGCCGGCAGAACTCGATAAAGTTCGCACGTATGTCAATTCCGTGACTCCGCGGATGCGCGTTGCCGAAGAAATCGAGAAAATGGAATCCTGGCTGGAACGCGAGTTGATTACCCAACTCGCCCGGCAGCATCCCACACGCACCTGCTACAACCAGCGATTCGTGCGCGATGTCATCGAGTCGATGCGGGTGGTGGTGCAATCGATGCTGGCGGATGATCCACGCTTGCTGCAATATCGGGTCACCGATCACCTGACCGCACTGGTGCGGAATCTGGAGATTCCCGCCGAGGTGGTTGCCGCCCCGTATCACCTGCTGCAAACGCTGTTGGCGGAAAAGCTGGGCGTTTCGCAATGGGGCATTCTGGAACCGTATCTCAGTCAAATTACCGATGCACTGGCCGTGGCCACCCCGGTCTAA